The DNA region TAAAATCCACATTCAACAATAAGTCCAAAACTTATAAGTtctaagaaattaaaaggatCTCGGAGCAGAGAATTTCCTTTAAAGAGACTGGAGTGACAGGGCACAGACGGCAGCAGTGAAGTCTCAGTTCACCTTTGACCTTGTGTCTAGAGTAAACTAACTTACGGCTTTTCCCCAAattttcctcctgatttcagGCTAAGCACTGAACAGGTAAGAAGGAGATGTGTatggggggggtggggggggtgtgAGGGTTGCTTGATAGTACAGGACGAGCTGTTCTCCAtgtgggatgggataatggggaTGAGGAGCAATTCTTTCTCTTTGGTCTGAAGTTGAAGTCCCTGGTCCGTTTTTCTTCCTGAGGCAGGAAGGCCTCAGGAAAGGGTTGTGAGTTTGGCATTGAAAGGATAAATTGCAAATCCCAGAGTAATCATTTTCCAATGAATTTCACTCCTCACTGATGAAGTGTTAGGCTCTGCCTATATGTCCCTGTAGTTCTTGGCTCTGTTACCTTCAGTGCAGCTTCACGGTTTGGCCTCTGAAGGTGATAGCAGTGACAACAGCAAAGTGGTTTGGGGATAATGATCTGCACCCAGAGTGCATTCACTTTGCATCGTGTCAGTGAGAAATCCTGATACCTGCATATACACTTAGGCAAAACAGGCAGTCCAAGTCACAGCTTGGATAAGACATAAGAATGGTTCCTGTGCCCTAGATTCATCCCCAGGGAGTGTATGGGGTCCCAGCCCCATCACTGCCACTAGGGAAGGGCTGGCAGGCAGTGGGTACCCACCCTCCCTCCCTACCTTGCCTCTAGCAAACTGTTTCCTCTTCACCCACCAGGGATTGCCATCTCTGTAAAtacttttctctttcactgCTTTCTACTGATCCAAGAGTTGCAGAGTGGAACACTCAATGTTTTGTCCGTCTCTGCTGCCCATGATATTGGATCCAGTCAAACTCTTTCAGGTGTTAAAAGGCAAGGTAATTCTCCCTGAGAGTGCTGCCCTTGAAGATTCATCCCAGATGAAAAGCCTTACATTGAAATGTGACTTTGGTGCCTAGTGAGCCAAGGACTAGACCAGTGACAAGGACTAGACTAGTGCTAGACCAGAGagggaaatgttttcctctAACTCCACCACGATGTTTTCCTTTGGCCTGCAAAAGGAGTGTAGGGTCAGCACCATAGTGAGAGCCTTCTAAGAGTTCTGGATGTTATTTCAATGTAAAAATCATGATCCTGGCAGCAGAGGGATTCTTTCAGGTTGCTGCTTGTCACTCCTGAAGCAATGAATTAGGAGATGAAATGGACAGCAGGGTTGTATTCCTCTTCTGATAGCTGCCAGGCTGGCATTGCAGCAGAAGCAAGATGAAGAGAGGGGGACTGAGTGGGACAGGGATTTTTGAAGCCTCATGCTCCGTATCTCTATCAGCAAAGCTGACAGTAGAGTTTTGGCTGGCTGTATCCAGGCAGGGTATGATGAGAGCAAATGAAGCAGATCAGAGgaaaagtcagaaaaacaaacatttataTTTGGGATCAACACACACCTCTGCCTTTGGGCCCCTGGCAGCCCATGAAATTCCTTCCACTTACCCAGGCCAGCTTTTCTGAGTGTGGAGTGCTAGTGACATGTTTGCCTCTCGATTATGTCCCCCAGCCCTGAACTATGACAGGAAGGGGGCATGCCCCTTCCTTCCCAAAACCTAACCCAGTCTGCTAGTAGAGGATGTTTTGTAATAGCTCTAAGAAGAGTGTGTACCAGCTAGCTGTCACCTTGCCCAGGCTCTTTCATGGGCTCCCTCCTAGCTCTGTTTTCATAATAAACATTCCACTGCTAATTTTACAGTCAGCCCAGGATCTCCAGCTACCCTCAGCGAGAAGAGAGCAAAACACAGTAAGAAAGACAGAGTGAGAGATTCCTCCCTGCACTGGCACAATGCGTACTCTCGTCATCCTTACACTCCTGGCTGCCTTGGTGATTGCTGCCACTTGCTATGGTAGGTGACCTTTATTACTGGGTAGAATGAAAACTCCAAACCTGCAGACATTTATGGGTCTGTTCAGATGTTTGTTACTTAACTTTGTGTCTTCTTTGCCCTTAACTTGATCTCTTGcttgctttccttcctttgtgCCAGATCCTCCTAGCCCTGATCCAGAGCTGTTACCTCCAGTCATCGGAATTCACAGTCCAGGATGCTTCAACCCCTTCCTCCCTGTTCCAGCTCACCTCACAAGACTGCTCCTCTTTTTGCACCTTTGTTGTCTGGACTATGATAAGAGTGCTAATTCTTAATTATTCCTTGCTAATTGGAAGATCtccctttttgtttctgtaatatCATCCCCTTTTTCCTGTGAGGCACACAGTTCCATATTGGTGGAATTAAGATGCTGCTTCACGCAAGGGTCAAgtgcatttctcttccttttttaacatGTGCCTTAAAACCTGGCTTCTCTGATTTCTATGTGTGCTCTGTTGATCTGTGGTATATGAAATACTGAGTCCCATCTATAGAGTGTCATAATACatgtttcattctttctttccacagaaTCCCATGAGAGCATGGAGTCCCATGAGTACCTCAGTAAGACACTGCTTTACTATGCTATTGAATTTGAAAAGTGCTACAGACATGTCCAAGATCATTTACTTGTGCTCCTACTAGGGATAAAATATATAGAATCACTGAGCCCAGGGAAATTGAATTTACTGAGTAATGGAGTTTCAGactgaaaagagagagagttAAAAGAAGACTTCACGTGTTTTGGCACAAGCTCATTCCACTATTTTGcacagaatatttgaaaaaaaattgagaacaTAGCTCAGGTCTCTGTTATATGTACCAAAATCAGGTTAACTGACACTAGAAAAGAACATTGCTCAAAAAACTCTGGGATGAGCATGGAAAGAGGTACTGTAGAAGCCACGTACAAGATTCATTCTCCCCAAGAACAAGGAGAGCCTTACTCCAAGCACCTTGGAAACAGGCAGGGTGTGTGAATAGGAGGGATCCTTTggctggaagaggaagagagagtgTCACAGGAAAAGCATGAAAAGGGTGGAGAGTCTCAATTTGGAACAAGCAGTATCCTGGAGAGGTTAGAGAACAGGTGaatcaaaactaaaaacaaattAGGAGATCTGGAAGAAGAACAAAGCAGATAGTCAGCAACACAAAGGCACATGTGGAAGTCAGTATCAATGACATCCACAGACTGCTGAACTCTGCAACAGGACTGTGATGTTTCTCAAAAAAGTCAGAAGGGACTTTCAGGCCCCTCAGTCCAAAACTGCCACACAGACTTCTCAATGACCGTTTAACCTTTGAGGCAGAGAGATTTACTCAGGCTCTTCCTGTGCACAATTTCACAATTCTTGTAGCTCTTCTGAGAGTGCTCAAATGTCCCATGGTCTCTGTAGCTTGGTGCCTGCCCCTTCTCAGCTGAGCTCCACTCACTCAGAGGGTCTGTAGCAGCAGAATCACAGTAACATCCCCCTGGGTGATTTGAATAAGAGCAGAACAAGAGCAGCATGGGCATTCTGTATGCCTGCACCAGCCACTGAGAGTGCCTGTACATGAACcagccaggggacaggagggaataTTAAAAGATCCTGGATATCACTGTACATGGGAGGGCAGACAAGGAGGCTGTTATAAAGGACGAAGCTGGCTTTTGTTGAAATCTGGCATTGGAAAAGTACCATTCTGAATAACCCCTTGCCTTCTCAGATCCCTTCCTCAACAGGCGAAGGGCCAATGACTTCATACAGGCTGACACGAGACTAAGAGCCATCACTCAGGAGAGGTATGTCATGGCCTCAGGACACTGAGGTTGAGAGTGGGAACAGATTCCTCCTTGACAAGCACAGGCTGGTAGCAGGGGTGGCAGCCATGGTGACTTTTGAGAAGCCTCAGTCCCTCTTCTAATGTGAGGTACAATTTAAGTCCCCAGTCCCAGGAAAAGCAAGAATGCAGATAAACAGAGAGCGGGTCCTTTGATTTGGAGACATGTCACATGCTGAGAAGActgattaatttcttctgaaggAAGCACCAACAGAAGGAGAGAGAACGAGTGTGGGATGGTCCAAAAGACAGATCAGTTTGAAATCTTATTCTTGTCCTCAGATCTCATGCAGGACTTGAATGATCTTTTCTAAATCAAAGGGCCATCTGAGGGCCTCCTTGTCTCATTTGTAAAATATGGATATAACCAATTTTGTGCCTTATTCAAAGCTTGTGAAAATTAAGactgaagcacagaaataattttttagcaaGGCATAAGGGAAACCTTCTCCTCACTACCAGGTGACCCCTTTGCAGAATATTTCAGGTCTTTTTTCTATGTACATgtttcagaaacagcagaagagctgaagaGAGCAGGCCAGGGAAGGCTGCAAAGGGAGGACCCTTCCTCAAATTGAGACAGGAGCCATTCCCCTCTCCCTACCACCTTACTTAGGCCCTAAATAAAAAGTTGCTTGAGGAGGCAAAACATTCTTGCTGTAGTCATATCACTCCCCGGGTGCAGGAAATACAGAAGCTGGCATGGTAAGAACTCTGTAGCTGGAAGATGGACTCTGATGGTGGATCCTTAATCTCAGTGGGCAGTTTCGTGACAGGAAAGGGCTGTAGACAGATATCTAAGATGACAGCACTTACTCCTCTTTTCTCCTACCATTACAGGATCAGGGAGCGAAGTAAGGCACCCCAGGAGCATCAGAGGGAGCTCTGCGAGGACTACTACCCTTGTGAAATGTATGCTTTTCGCCATGGCTACGCTGCTGCTTACAAGCACTAttttgggaggaggaggactAAGTAAAGGATGATTGGTTCCCACCCTggggcctggagcccagggtATCCTCCCCAAAATCGCAATGGCTCTGGAAACATATTCAGTTGCTTGTATCCCTGTATGTTatcctgcctgctgcttctctcccatGTAGCCATGTATTCCTACACTGTGTTAATTAGCACTGAGCTGATGTAGCAGAGATCACAGAGAGTTCAGGATATGGGTGTTTACTACAAATAAATTACTGGTTTGATACTGTTGTCTCACGACTCACGGTATTTTGGAAGGGGGGTATGCAATTTTCCATGAAGGAACTGGATTTGTTCTGTTGCAGATTAGGGGGAAAACATCATTACCTTGCAAGCATATGGCTTTGGAAGAATCTATAATGTTCTTGTTCCAGGTTCTACAAGTGGCTTCTTTCAGAGGTCACCAGACAGTTTCAGCTCCCAGTCTTAAGACATCTAAAACAGTGGGCTATTCAGAATGCAGATGCACTTTTTGAAAATCAAATCTTTCTTCATTTGGGGAGACAAAATCCAGAAGGCACTTATTTAACCTTAAAACAAAGTTAGAGTGAGACTTGGTGACAGAAAAAGCCTGTAAATTGCCTCATCTTTATCCAGCTACCATCAGGTCCTGATGTTAGGTGCTCCTTTAGAAAGGAGTGTGTCATCCAGACTTAACTTGTGTTGCCTTTTGCTATCCCTTTTCAAAACCCTTCCACTTGAAACTACTCTGGTAGCACTtgaaagctgcagaaatcaaAGCTGGAGCGGGGCTCCTGGTggtaaataaacagaaaaaaaaatcgtaTGTTTGGGGTCAGGCTCAACTTTGTTTGCACAGAACAATTACATTTTACTCTTCACAAACCGTTTGAAATTAAGATGTGACTTTGTGCAAAAGTTACTGAGCACCTCCTGGACCTCTGAAGAGTGAGCATGGCTGCATTCTGCTCATCATCACCAGGGCCTGTCCCCAGCCAAAAGGCACCAGTGCTGACATGTCCAGGaattcagtgctgctctgggccTGACAGCAGCCATAGCAGCTGGGACACCTCTTGGTGTGATTTGTGTAGGAGACATAACATCTATCTCAGCTCAACACAGATGGTTTCAACATTCACATCTCCAGGCTTACACAGGCACAGGCGCTTACAGAAGGTGGAAAGATTCATGGCATGCAATCAAAGTCTATGATGTATGTAGTACCAAATTGTTGACTAATCTGTGAAATTAAGTCTGGAGCCAAATCTACCTGGCCCATTAGAAACATCCATCTCCTTCCAAAAAATGCTTCAAGGTTTTGCCAGCtttgaaactgaattttggaaagaaatgtgatttatttattgaaaaccCTTCTGACAGGAAACTCCACCCTGACAGTTGCTAAAGttttctccagaggaaaaagcaagagagaaataattttaaggaaaaaacagatATAGGTATATTCACACACACTTGTTCTCTATGTTCTCAGGTAGGTGAATCTTGTAATCACCAACCAGAGCAAACTCACATATGCTAAAAACAACAAGTCTGCAGTGTCTAGATTTGACTTGGCACTGTCCACTACCACAACAGAAGGCACAAAGTCTAGTGCTGTTGGGGTCTGTGTCCAGAAATATCCAGTGATTCCAATCCCCAGTTAACCAgtataaataatgaataatacCAGAGATTTCTGTGGGATTTCATCAGTGTAAGCACAACCAAACAAATTTAAGAGACTACATGTTGGTTAGAAAGCTTGGGAAAAGGTGGCAGGATAAATAAAACTGGATTACTAGAACTgaacatttatatatttatattacttAAAGCACTCATCTGGAAGTATAACCTTCCTAGAACACCtattatttttagatatttatctatttttaacTGCTGCTCTTTTGCTGTAATAATATGTATATACAAGACCTTTTGCTGGACATCATTAGTATATATGTTCAGCTTTCCTGGACTGTAGAAAAGTTAACAGGGACAAAgttggggtttattttaatCCTGAAAATTCTGTAAGCTGAAAGACAGTGTTTCTAAGAATTGGGAAAATCCCTAATGGCTCTGATTTTCCTTGGAAGCCTCCTAAACTTTACTTTTGTAAGCCCGTGCATGGGGCTGAGGAGGACTGGATATGAGGTGGAGGAAGATTATGTCTCTGCTACCAGAAAGAATAAGCacacttgattaaaaaaaaaaaaaaaaaaaaaaggcaacaactACACAAACTTAGTCGCTTGGTCTATTCAGCCAGGAGGAAACCTCATTGCAGCATACAACATCCTCCTAACTGGTGATCAGTGATAGTACTCAAGGGTGATAGTACTCAAGGGAACAGCTAGAACCGTGTCAGGGAAGGTATAAGTTTGAcatcaggaaaagattcttcacccagagggtgatggggcactggaacaggttctGCGGCAGCCTAAGTGGTCTCAGCACCAGTCTaacagagctcaagaagcattCAGACAATGCACTCAGGCACAGGATAAGACTCTTGAGGTGTCcagtgcagggtcaggagctggacttgatgggtcccttccagctcagcttattctgtgattctgtggttcctTACACTGTTTGTGGGACATGCCTTTGGTAACTTGGATAGTGGGTTTGGGAAGCATGGGTTTATTGACACATAGCCCATGCAAGGCTCTTGTAACCAAGTAACTTTAGCCACTCGGATCCTGAAGGATAATACTTTTGGAGTCTATATGTTTATTTGACTTTTGAACAAGAGAAGCCAAAATAAAGCTTCTAAATTATGAAGATTTCCAcgaggaaaatataaaaatcttccCTCAAACTAACTTCCAAATTTCCTAAAAGTATAAAAAATCTCATCTCTCCCAAGTGATTTGGTGaaattgtctgaaaaactgTGTTTGCCCCATGCAAACTGATTTATAGGTTTCTTTACTCTCAGGGTAATGAGTCAAGGTTGGGTGGAGGAAAAGGTCACCATCATGTTCAGTCTCATTTGAGAAACTCAGCATGAGAGAGCCCCATCACGTGAAAAGAACTGCTCTACTTTAGTGTGTGCTAGTCTCTCCCCTGGCTTTCCAGCATGACTGAATGACTTTCAAATTTGtaagaaaaatgattttttaaatccagatgTTTTTCTTCAACAGCCCCATTCAAAACCTCAGATAAAATCTTCTGGAAATGCCCCGAGTCATGAGATGAATGCCAAAATGACTGCCAGGACCCAGTACCTCCTGGCCCTAAGGACGGAGCACAGACACAGGAACACAAGCCAGATCCCTGGTCTCTCCAAGAAATCACAGGATATAAACTGCTGCCCAAAAACAAGCCCCGGAGAACTTCAATAACCTCCAGGAAAGCTCTGAGGTTAGGGAGACTAGTGCGGCCAAAGAAGACATGAGGagtgtgctggcactgctgattGTGACTCTGGCCCTGGCAGCAATCTGCTGTTGTGAGAAAGGTAAGGGGACATCTTTCCAGGAAGGCTCTcagagcactgctgagccctgcagcttGCTGTCAGCCTCCCTTCAGTCTGGGAGAGATACAGAGATTTGGGGGGGAAGAGATGCACCACCACCAGTCATTGCATGACTTCAGATCTCTGTTGGAGAGAGAGTCATGGGTGAGAGAGGGCTTGGGAACAGAGATTCCCATCTTTTGTTGGGCGTTTTCTTCCACTGGTCAACACCCACTCACCCCCACCTCAGTTGCATATTGAATTGCAGAAGGAATTTGAACATTTTAATATGTTCAAGATTGCAACTGGTTTGTCATTTTGTCTCTCTCTAAATGGTGGGTGTTAATAAAACCATTTTTGTGAGAAACAGACTGTCTATGTAAGTGGGGGGAGCTGGATCTGGCCAGTCAGTGGTGGGATTCAGTTACAGAGGAGGATGACTCACAAGCATAGAAGGACTCACAAGCAgactgtctgtctgtctgtcttccAGACCCCAAAGAACCCTCTGGATCTCTCAGTGCTGACAGTGAGTATATAATTCTGTTGATATCAGCTGATGCTCAGCTCCATTCTCCTGCATCTGgcttctttcctccctttgaTAGGTTCAAGGGCTGAACAAGAACCATGCTGAGTCCCTCTctaattcttcctttttcactCTCTAAGTCTGCAGTTGCTGAGGTGCAAGAGCAATCAGAGCCTTTCATGGGTGAGCAGGTGACATGAGGGCAGCCAGTGTCCCTGCACTAGCACGGCTAGCATTGCTTGgggtgtgctgctgccagaggttGAGAAGTGCCCTGGCAAGGCATAAGTGGTACAGGGTGTTTAGCAGCTGGATGCATCTGCCTTCAGTGAAACAGGGTTGTGTTGGTGTAATCTCCCTGCTCTGACCTGGCTTCTGACCTGGCTTCTGACCAGAGACCTGCCCAGAGTGATTGCTGTATCCCCAGACTGTTCTGAGAGCAGAAGCTGCCGACATCAATGGGTTGTGACATCCCTGCCAAATCCTGCCACAAGGAAACTCTGAAAGAGAGGAGCTTCCTTGGCTGCTTCTGAGGGCTGCAGTCCCTCCCGTCAGGTCACCTGGGATGCTGGGATTTGCACACCTTGGGTTGTTCACAGCTTTTACAGCAAGCTGATCCTGGCAGAAATCTGTATCGAAAATCCTTTTTGTTCTTGCATGTCTTTCCTTCCTCACACTTTAAAGGATAACATTGCTGCTGAGAAGCATGCAAGCTGGTATTTTGCCAGCGAGCCAATACAAACACAGattgggaaacagaaaaaagatgtGAAGACTGTTCAGGGAAAGGTGGTAGTTTCTGACAACTCATTAACTGGCACTTTCTGTGTAGTCATTATTTTGACCCAGATTAACCTCAGTTTGCTAGAAATGGGATACCTCTCATCTCCAAAGACAAACACAGCCAAACACTCCATGATGATGAGGGAAGGGACAAACCCCACCATCTTCCCACAGGCAGAGGTCTTAGAATCTTTTTCCCCCAGagacagcaacagcaacaattTGCCAGTTTCCACACCTgtgttgctgctgtgctggcgTCTGTGCACACCTCTGTTGTTGTGGGACCATACCATGGAACGAGGTTGTGCTGTGCTGAGTCCTAGCTCAGGCTGGGAAGTGGCTGTACCTGCTGTTTGTGGGGTCGCTCACAGCACCATGGTGTTTGCACAATGACAAATCAAGGGAGCAAAGAAGCAACTGTGCAGACATGACTTGTTAGCGGATAGTAGGGGCAAATGCTCTCATGGCTGAAACACCTCTTATGTTCTCCAGGTCCTGAATGCTGGGATCTTTGCTGCACATCTTGGGTGTATTTCTCACTGGGTGATGTTTGCTGTCACTATTTTATACTCTTCACTTTCACAAAACTCTGTACATGTGAGGATTGGTATTTCTATGTGCTGGCCTGTTGCTCATGGTTCATTGGAGGTGCTTTAAAGTCTTCTGGTTGATATCCCACATCATTCTCAATCCGAGTCAAGACAGAAAAGAAGCCAACACTATAAAATTAAGTAGGCAagggaaaggggatgccatTCTTCTAATATTCTTCTTATTAATCTTTTATCCCTTCTTCACATTTGCTGCAGACTCAGATTATGCTGTGTGATAAGGAAATGGAGTTTATGACAGAAAAAGCCCTTGCTTCATGGAGATATGAAGGCTGCAGTGAGAAGGGAGTTTTCAGTGGACAATGGAATGGGGACAGATGAATGGACCATTAGGATCACTTGTGGCAATCATTTGTGAAGAAAGTAgattctgattttcagaggtTAGACTGGTCTGTGTGTTTCAGTGCTGCATCTCTAACCTGCTGTATTCTCTCTTGGCAGGCATAAAGATTAGAAAGGAAGTTGCCAATGCCTttgtgaagaggaagaagagatcCAGCCCTTATGAATGGTAACAactcaggagctgggctgagagCTGGAATCTGGACCTGTTCTAAAGAGGGGGTGGGAAGGCCATAGGGCACAACAAGGCATTATTTTGTTGTTCAGCTATATTAATACCTTCATGTATTGAAGGAAAAAGGCTGTAGGAGACATTCAGTGATGGAAAAATGGTTCTTTATTCATTAAAACCCATTTAAAGGCTCATAGCTGGATTCTAGTATTCCTGCCAGGGGGAAAGACAGCACTAACTGTGCTAGCCATGGAGACAGCGAGATACATGTTAGAAGTTGCTCCAACCTACTGGATcatcagaattaatttttaggATAATAAGAATGATGGAGCCTTGGTCATTGTCTCTGGTTTCCCACAAAGGAAGCACAGCTTTGTTGCAGGAATAAAGCTAGGTCAGATTGGCTGTTCTTTCTGAAACTGTAGAACATACACTCACTTGTGCAGAAAGTAGACACAAAGATTTGGAGAAATCCTAGCTATTTGAGAAATTTCAGGTAATGTGAGGATGTTCTTCATCTGTTTCTGGAAGAGGTTGTTAAGCTACTCTTTCcaatacagaaataaagtaaaaattcatGAGATACTGGTGGGATTTCTGTGATAATGTGTACAGTATCCAGGAACAATTAACCAAAGCTAGAAGAGGAACTGAGAATGACATTGAAAGTGTACAGCTGAGACTAAAAATCTGGGCATTCTTAGCCTggcaaaaaagagaagaaaaaatgttacagGGGGATAGTGCTCCTGTCTACAACAGAAGTGAGGATTATTAGAGAAAAATGCTtaagctgaaggaaaataatggcTAGTGGGCAAAAATAAAGGTAAGcaggaaataataaatatatatatatatataattaaataaataacaacaacaaaattccTGGGTAATTGGAGAATGAGACTgaagacaaaaaaccaaacacaaatcCTTACAGCTTCTGTAGTATGCTTTTCTGATAAAAACTCAAGAGCAATTAATTTAAGATGGGTGCAATCCCTTATTTCCCAGCATTGATCAAGTAGCCTATCCCTGTGTAAATAGATGTTTAACTAAGCACAACCAGTCCTCTGTTGGGTCACCCTGGAGAATCACTTTTTTCATGTCAGTGTCAGGTGTGTGAACTGTCTCCAACTGCATTGGCTGAAACTGGAGAATGGCATCTCTGTCTTTGTCTACTCCAGGTACTTCGAGTATTATAAAAGCCCAATGGAGCAGATGCATGAGCGCTGTGAAAACTACCCCCCCTGCGACTATCTTTCTGACCAAGTAGGATTTGCCTTGGCCTACAATCGCTTCTTTGGGAGATACTGAGGATGGGAAGGTCTCCCCACTCATTTGGCTTGGAACATTCCAAATCCCACAGGAGAAAGAAGGTTGTGgttgggaaggaaggaaagcacCTGGACTGGCATCTTCTTCCATTGTCTCCCTAACCAGCTGGAACACCAAGGCAGGGATTATGCCACTTGTTCAACTTCCATtaactttcttcctttcattcaATAAAGTCTCTCTTCAGACATCTTTTGTGGTATTTTGAGCTTCATCAGAAGGCTCTGTCTTACTTCCTTCTACCTGAATCACCAGCACACAATAGGTGAAAAATGGTGATTAGTTTCTAGAAAATCACTGCATGCTTCAGAAACATCACTAGATCTCTTACCCTCTTCTGTCAAGTACAGGAGAATTATGGAATAAGAATGTCACAATGTGTGTAAAAGTGATGGGTCTGATCCTGGGATGCTCACtgtgaagaaggaagaacaCCTGTTCCAGTTAGTGGGAAAGTTCAGTATTTTCATGTAGCATAATCACATTAAATATGCATCATAGTAGGATCATTTTGTAAACATAGACGTGTGCAAATAGTCTTGCGTAGAGAGCAATCAGCTTCTGGTACACTCTTCTGATTACTCTGTCATAAAATTTGCCTGTATAgcaacaataaataaataaatcccaaaTGGTGTGTATAAGGAGTCCTTTCAGATGAGTCCTTGCATTTGTGTGCTGTTTTTTGTGACTGTATAAAAAGTCCTCAAATTCTCTTggtttttctggggtttttttgttttgatttttttcccaaccaGCTTCTAGCGAAACTAAAAATATCCagcagaacaacaacaacaacaacaaaaccctcttcttctctgctccttttgCATTTATGCTTGAAACTAAAAGTATCTAAACAgctaaaaagaataaaaaaatagaagaaaaaaagaatgctaAAAAACcattatgaaattaaaaaaaaaagaaaattggttCAAGGATAGATTGAAATTGGGGCAGTGTTTTGTTTATTCAAGACAATTGGTagctaaaatatatatatattaaaaatgtgtgtgtatttttatatatattgtCTTCCCTCTGCACTACTTCATTCTGTCTTCTGGTA from Sylvia atricapilla isolate bSylAtr1 chromosome 5, bSylAtr1.pri, whole genome shotgun sequence includes:
- the MGP gene encoding matrix Gla protein isoform X2: MRTLVILTLLAALVIAATCYESHEYLNPFLNRRRANDFIQADTRLRAITQERIRERSKAPQEHQRELCEDYYPCEMYAFRHGYAAAYKHYFGRRRTK
- the MGP gene encoding matrix Gla protein isoform X1, with translation MRTLVILTLLAALVIAATCYESHESMESHEYLNPFLNRRRANDFIQADTRLRAITQERIRERSKAPQEHQRELCEDYYPCEMYAFRHGYAAAYKHYFGRRRTK
- the LOC136361450 gene encoding osteocalcin-like: MRSVLALLIVTLALAAICCCEKDPKEPSGSLSADSIKIRKEVANAFVKRKKRSSPYEWYFEYYKSPMEQMHERCENYPPCDYLSDQVGFALAYNRFFGRY